One window from the genome of Pyrus communis chromosome 16, drPyrComm1.1, whole genome shotgun sequence encodes:
- the LOC137720335 gene encoding probable LRR receptor-like serine/threonine-protein kinase At5g10290 isoform X1 — MMMSKIEPVFAALVLACLQSFVLPDAQGDALFSLRTSLNSSPNQLKDWNPNQVNPCTWSNVNCDPNNNVVSVTLSNIGFSGILSPKLGALKNLQTLSLEGNGITGEIPKEFGNLTVLSTLNLENNNLTGEIPASLGNMNNLQFLILNNNNLSGTIPESLSSLSSLISLQLGTNALTGQIPERLFNVPKYNFTGNHLNCGVNLPHQCAPDNDGTGPKSKPKLGIIVGVVGGLIILVLLGGLLYFICKRRHKGKREVFVDVAGEVDRRIAFGQLRRFLWRELQLATDNFSETNVLGQGGFGKVYKGVLSDNTKVAVKRLTDYERPGGDAAFQREVEMISVAVHRNLLRLIGFCTTPTERLLVYPFMQNLSVAYRLREIKPGEPVLDWSTRKQVALGTARGLEYLHEHCNPKIIHRDVKAANVLLDEDFEAVVGDFGLAKLVDVRRTNVTTQVRGTMGHIAPEYLSTGKSSERTDVFGYGIMLLELVTGQRAIDFSRLEEEDDVLLLDHVKKLEREKRLDAIVDSNLNDGYNIQEVEMMIKVALLCTQGSPEDRPLMSEVVRMLEGEGLAERWEEWQNVEVNRREEYERLQRRFDWGEDSVYNQDAIELSGGR, encoded by the exons ATGATGATGTCAAAAATAGAGCCAGTCTTTGCAGCTTTGGTATTGGCTTGCTTACAGTCTTTTGTATTGCCTGATGCACAAG GAGATGCGCTGTTTTCGTTGAGGACTTCTTTGAATAGTTCACCCAATCAGCTCAAGGACTGGAACCCCAATCAAGTCAATCCATGCACTTGGTCCAATGTGAATTGCGACcctaacaataatgtagtttCTGT AACATTATCAAATATTGGATTTTCTGGCATCTTGTCTCCTAAATTAGGAGCCTTGAAAAATCTTCAAACACT TTCATTAGAAGGAAATGGCATAACTGGTGAGATACCAAAAGAGTTTGGAAATCTGACAGTTTTGTCCACCTTgaatttagaaaataataatttaactgGTGAAATACCAGCTTCTCTTGGCAATATGaacaatcttcaattctt GATTTTGAATAACAATAATCTGAGTGGTACTATCCCAGAGTCACTTTCAAGTCTTTCAAGCTTGATTAGTCT TCAGCTTGGCACCAATGCTCTCACTGGTCAAATACCTGAGCGGTTGTTTAATGTCCCAAAGTACAA TTTTACAGGAAACCACCTAAACTGTGGTGTGAATCTCCCTCACCAGTGTGCACCTGATAACGATGGTACAG GCCCTAAAAGTAAGCCGAAGCTTGGAATCATAGTTGGAGTTGTTGGAGGGCTTATCATTTTAGTATTACTTGGAGGTTTACTGTACTTTATCTGCAAGCGTAGACACAAAGGCAAGCGTGAAGTTTTTGTGGATGTTGCAG GTGAAGTTGACCGAAGGATTGCATTTGGCCAGTTAAGAAGATTTTTGTGGAGGGAATTGCAGCTAGCAACAGACAACTTCAGTGAGACAAATGTTCTAGGACAAGGAGGTTTTGGAAAAGTCTATAAAGGAGTGCTATCTGATAACACAAAAGTTGCTGTTAAGCGTCTCACAGATTATGAGAGACCTGGGGGGGATGCAGCTTTCCAGCGCGAAGTAGAAATGATAAGTGTAGCTGTTCACAGGAATCTATTAAGACTGATCGGGTTTTGCACGACTCCAACAGAACGCCTTCTAGTGTATCCCTTTATGCAGAATTTAAGTGTTGCCTATCGGTTGCGAGAGATCAAACCTGGTGAGCCCGTTTTGGATTGGTCTACAAGAAAGCAGGTGGCATTAGGCACAGCCCGTGGGCTAGAGTACCTACACGAACATTGTAATCCTAAGATTATTCATCGAGATGTAAAGGCTGCTAATGTATTACTTGATGAAGATTTTGAAGCAGTTGTGGGCGACTTTGGCTTGGCAAAGTTGGTGGATGTTAGAAGGACTAATGTGACAACTCAAGTTCGTGGCACAATGGGTCACATAGCACCTGAATATTTGTCCACTGGGAAGTCATCAGAAAGGACAGATGTTTTTGGCTATGGGATTATGCTTTTAGAACTTGTAACGGGACAACGGGCAATTGATTTTTCACGcttggaagaagaagatgatgtttTGTTGCTTGACCAT GTCAAGAAGCTGGAAAGGGAAAAGAGACTGGATGCTATTGTTGACAGCAATTTGAATGATGGTTACAACATCCAAGAGGTAGAAATGATGATCAAAGTTGCACTTCTTTGTACGCAAGGATCTCCTGAAGACCGCCCGTTAATGTCAGAGGTGGTACGGATGCTAGAAGGAGAGGGTCTGGCCGAGCGCTGGGAAGAATGGCAGAATGTTGAGGTTAATCGTAGGGAAGAGTATGAAAGACTACAAAGGAGATTTGACTGGGGAGAAGATTCTGTTTATAATCAGGATGCTATTGAGTTATCTGGTGGACGTTGA
- the LOC137720335 gene encoding probable LRR receptor-like serine/threonine-protein kinase At5g10290 isoform X2 has protein sequence MMMSKIEPVFAALVLACLQSFVLPDAQGDALFSLRTSLNSSPNQLKDWNPNQVNPCTWSNVNCDPNNNVVSVTLSNIGFSGILSPKLGALKNLQTLSLEGNGITGEIPKEFGNLTVLSTLNLENNNLTGEIPASLGNMNNLQFLILNNNNLSGTIPESLSSLSSLISLQLGTNALTGQIPERLFNVPKYNFTGNHLNCGVNLPHQCAPDNDGPKSKPKLGIIVGVVGGLIILVLLGGLLYFICKRRHKGKREVFVDVAGEVDRRIAFGQLRRFLWRELQLATDNFSETNVLGQGGFGKVYKGVLSDNTKVAVKRLTDYERPGGDAAFQREVEMISVAVHRNLLRLIGFCTTPTERLLVYPFMQNLSVAYRLREIKPGEPVLDWSTRKQVALGTARGLEYLHEHCNPKIIHRDVKAANVLLDEDFEAVVGDFGLAKLVDVRRTNVTTQVRGTMGHIAPEYLSTGKSSERTDVFGYGIMLLELVTGQRAIDFSRLEEEDDVLLLDHVKKLEREKRLDAIVDSNLNDGYNIQEVEMMIKVALLCTQGSPEDRPLMSEVVRMLEGEGLAERWEEWQNVEVNRREEYERLQRRFDWGEDSVYNQDAIELSGGR, from the exons ATGATGATGTCAAAAATAGAGCCAGTCTTTGCAGCTTTGGTATTGGCTTGCTTACAGTCTTTTGTATTGCCTGATGCACAAG GAGATGCGCTGTTTTCGTTGAGGACTTCTTTGAATAGTTCACCCAATCAGCTCAAGGACTGGAACCCCAATCAAGTCAATCCATGCACTTGGTCCAATGTGAATTGCGACcctaacaataatgtagtttCTGT AACATTATCAAATATTGGATTTTCTGGCATCTTGTCTCCTAAATTAGGAGCCTTGAAAAATCTTCAAACACT TTCATTAGAAGGAAATGGCATAACTGGTGAGATACCAAAAGAGTTTGGAAATCTGACAGTTTTGTCCACCTTgaatttagaaaataataatttaactgGTGAAATACCAGCTTCTCTTGGCAATATGaacaatcttcaattctt GATTTTGAATAACAATAATCTGAGTGGTACTATCCCAGAGTCACTTTCAAGTCTTTCAAGCTTGATTAGTCT TCAGCTTGGCACCAATGCTCTCACTGGTCAAATACCTGAGCGGTTGTTTAATGTCCCAAAGTACAA TTTTACAGGAAACCACCTAAACTGTGGTGTGAATCTCCCTCACCAGTGTGCACCTGATAACGATG GCCCTAAAAGTAAGCCGAAGCTTGGAATCATAGTTGGAGTTGTTGGAGGGCTTATCATTTTAGTATTACTTGGAGGTTTACTGTACTTTATCTGCAAGCGTAGACACAAAGGCAAGCGTGAAGTTTTTGTGGATGTTGCAG GTGAAGTTGACCGAAGGATTGCATTTGGCCAGTTAAGAAGATTTTTGTGGAGGGAATTGCAGCTAGCAACAGACAACTTCAGTGAGACAAATGTTCTAGGACAAGGAGGTTTTGGAAAAGTCTATAAAGGAGTGCTATCTGATAACACAAAAGTTGCTGTTAAGCGTCTCACAGATTATGAGAGACCTGGGGGGGATGCAGCTTTCCAGCGCGAAGTAGAAATGATAAGTGTAGCTGTTCACAGGAATCTATTAAGACTGATCGGGTTTTGCACGACTCCAACAGAACGCCTTCTAGTGTATCCCTTTATGCAGAATTTAAGTGTTGCCTATCGGTTGCGAGAGATCAAACCTGGTGAGCCCGTTTTGGATTGGTCTACAAGAAAGCAGGTGGCATTAGGCACAGCCCGTGGGCTAGAGTACCTACACGAACATTGTAATCCTAAGATTATTCATCGAGATGTAAAGGCTGCTAATGTATTACTTGATGAAGATTTTGAAGCAGTTGTGGGCGACTTTGGCTTGGCAAAGTTGGTGGATGTTAGAAGGACTAATGTGACAACTCAAGTTCGTGGCACAATGGGTCACATAGCACCTGAATATTTGTCCACTGGGAAGTCATCAGAAAGGACAGATGTTTTTGGCTATGGGATTATGCTTTTAGAACTTGTAACGGGACAACGGGCAATTGATTTTTCACGcttggaagaagaagatgatgtttTGTTGCTTGACCAT GTCAAGAAGCTGGAAAGGGAAAAGAGACTGGATGCTATTGTTGACAGCAATTTGAATGATGGTTACAACATCCAAGAGGTAGAAATGATGATCAAAGTTGCACTTCTTTGTACGCAAGGATCTCCTGAAGACCGCCCGTTAATGTCAGAGGTGGTACGGATGCTAGAAGGAGAGGGTCTGGCCGAGCGCTGGGAAGAATGGCAGAATGTTGAGGTTAATCGTAGGGAAGAGTATGAAAGACTACAAAGGAGATTTGACTGGGGAGAAGATTCTGTTTATAATCAGGATGCTATTGAGTTATCTGGTGGACGTTGA